ttcaaaatttagcAGGAAGTCTTTCAAAATATGGACAAAACCAACTTTAGAACAAGATCTTTCTTTTTCATCTGCACATTtcttggatttctattgatattacttagcaaaatttctgTCTGTAGTGCTGCAGAAAGTGATTTTTATTGCTTGAAATCAATAAAAGATTCATTACAAGACCCTTTCAATAATTTGGGCAGTTGGGATTTCAACAATGTTACAGAAGGCTTCATCTGCCGTTTTTCAGGAATTAATTGCTGGCATGATAATGAGAATAAGGTACTGAGCATCACACTTTCAAACTATGGATTAATTGGTGAGTTTCCTCGAGGCGTTCGAAATTGTACAAGTTTGACTAATTTAGATCTTTCAGGCAACAAGTTGTATGGAAATATCCCTTCTGATATTTCAGTGATACTTGATTATGTGGTAATACTTGATCTATCATATAACACATTTTCTGGCAATATACCACCTGATATAGCTAATTGTACCTACCTTAACTTTCTGGGGTTGGACAATAATAATTTAGAAGGTGAAATTCCAAGTAGAATAGGCTCTTTACTTCGCCTTCGGATATTCAGTGTAGCCAACAATTACTTGACTGGGGCAGTGCCGTCGTTTGTTAATGAACAAATCACAGCTAAAAGTTTTGAAAACAATCCAGAGTTTTGTGGGAAGCCTTTGAAAGGATGTGAGAATTCTTGGATATGGAAACATATCGATCGTGCTTCGTTTATCAAAGCGTTTGTGGTTGGTTGGGTACTTTTCTTTACGTTGGCTTTAGTCCTTCGCTTATTTCAATTTCCAAGCAAGGTTATCAACAAGATAGTCTCATTCAACAAATGGAAACTGAGGGTAAAGGAACATTTAACTTCAGGAAGTGATTTACCAGGTGAAGAGGACTTAAGCAGCAGCAACCACAAGGTAAAGATCCTGCTAATTTCCAGCTTTTTCCCTGCATTAGTTAAGTGGCATTTTTTTTCTAGCGTCACATATAGACTGCCACTTTACATTTCCAGTAAGTTTTTCTATGTTCTGTTCTATTCTGTATGTTCCAATTATTTAACTGGCTGCTTTACAGATATTAAGGCTGCAGAAGTTTGTTACTAGAATGAGTTTTGGGGAGCTGGAAAAAGCAACTTCTGGGTTTAGTGAAAACCATTTAGTAGGAAATGGAATGTTGGGCAAAGTGTACAAAGCAATACTTCCAAATGGCTGGACACTTGCCATCAAGAAGCTCAATGAATGGGAGAATTTGGAGGACGAGTTTGTCTCTGAGATAACAACTCTCGGTGGCCTGAGACATCGGAATTTATTGCCTCTTATAGGTTTCTGtactgaaaatgaaaaaagatttCTTGTTTACAAATATATGCCTAATGGAAGTCTTCATGAATGGCTGCACTCGAACGAAGAAAAGGCCAAGATTTTGGATTTCCCTCTGAGAGTTAAACTTGCACTTGGGATAGCGAAAGGCCTTGCTTGGCTTCATCATGGGTACGAATTACACGTTACACACGGGAGCATAAGCACACGATGTATCTTGCTAGATCAAAATTTTGAACCTAAAATATCCAATTTTTGGGAAGCCAAGTTTTGGAGTAAGAATGACACTGCATTAAGTTGGAGTCTTTTCCCAGTAGCTGAATATTCTGGTTTAGGTTCTTACAAGCAAGACATTTACTGCTTTGGTGTTGTGCTTCTCGAGCTTGTAAC
This DNA window, taken from Nicotiana tabacum cultivar K326 chromosome 15, ASM71507v2, whole genome shotgun sequence, encodes the following:
- the LOC107800028 gene encoding probably inactive leucine-rich repeat receptor-like protein kinase At5g48380 — encoded protein: MDKTNFRTRSFFFICTFLGFLLILLSKISVCSAAESDFYCLKSIKDSLQDPFNNLGSWDFNNVTEGFICRFSGINCWHDNENKVLSITLSNYGLIGEFPRGVRNCTSLTNLDLSGNKLYGNIPSDISVILDYVVILDLSYNTFSGNIPPDIANCTYLNFLGLDNNNLEGEIPSRIGSLLRLRIFSVANNYLTGAVPSFVNEQITAKSFENNPEFCGKPLKGCENSWIWKHIDRASFIKAFVVGWVLFFTLALVLRLFQFPSKVINKIVSFNKWKLRVKEHLTSGSDLPGEEDLSSSNHKILRLQKFVTRMSFGELEKATSGFSENHLVGNGMLGKVYKAILPNGWTLAIKKLNEWENLEDEFVSEITTLGGLRHRNLLPLIGFCTENEKRFLVYKYMPNGSLHEWLHSNEEKAKILDFPLRVKLALGIAKGLAWLHHGYELHVTHGSISTRCILLDQNFEPKISNFWEAKFWSKNDTALSWSLFPVAEYSGLGSYKQDIYCFGVVLLELVTGKEPHELTSSRNLFDHSPCLLDADRDLLGKGVDDLILQFLELACSCVKFFPNERSTMLEVYDTLRTISQGRTDWVRGIPLSTEISSLYD